A single region of the Buteo buteo chromosome 16, bButBut1.hap1.1, whole genome shotgun sequence genome encodes:
- the DBX1 gene encoding homeobox protein DBX1, with product MMFPSLIAPPAVYPSLLRPTPTLTLPQSLQSAFSSHSSFLVEDLIRISRPTGYLPRTAPPPSMSPPTSAARTDSGTPELTSSSSSSSSSSSTGSRRICSPQTSSSDSTFLKFGVNAILSSAPRAETSPALLQSVPPKTFSFPYFEGSFQPFIRSSYFPAASTVVPIPGTFSWPLAARGKPRRGMLRRAVFSDVQRKALEKMFQKQKYISKPDRKKLAAKLGLKDSQVKIWFQNRRMKWRNSKERELLSSGGCREQTLPTKFNPHPDLSDVGKKCTGEEEEEEVAPACPPSPRHPLTYHQSPEHLHLRDRLDSQMSPSPSHSSSPSKPSDFSDSEEEDDEGEEEEEEITVS from the exons ATGATGTTCCCCAGCCTCATCGCTCCGCCGGCCGTCTACCCCAGCCTCCTCCGGCCCACTCCCACCCTCACCTTGCCTCAGTCGCTGCAGTCCGCTTTTTCCAGCCATTCCAGCTTCCTGGTGGAAGATTTGATCCGGATCAGCAGGCCCACCGGTTACCTGCCCAGGACTGCCCCCCCGCCCAGCATGTCCCCCCCGACTTCGGCGGCCAGGACGGATTCGGGGACGCCGGAGCTCAccagctcctcctcttcctcctcctcctcctcctccaccggctccaggaggatctgttcGCCGCAGACTTCCAGCAGCGACTCGACTTTCCTGAAATTTGGAGTCAACGCCATCCTCTCCTCCGCCCCCCGCGCCG AAACTTCCCCTGCGTTGCTTCAGAGCGTCCctccaaagactttctcctTCCCGTACTTTGAAGGATCCTTCCAGCCCTTTATCAGATCCTCCTATTTCCCAG CCGCCTCCACCGTGGTCCCCATCCCCGGCACCTTCTCCTGGCCGCTGGCCGCCCGCGGCAAGCCCCGCCGTGGCATGTTGCGCCGTGCCGTCTTCTCCGACGTGCAGCGCAAGGCGCTGGAGAAGATGTTCCAGAAGCAGAAGTACATCAGCAAACCCGACAGGAAGAAGTTGGCAGCCAAGCTGGGCCTCAAGGACTCGCAG GTGAAGATCTGGTTCCAGAACAGGAGGATGAAGTGGAGGAACTCCAAAGAAAGAGAGCTTCTCTCTTCTGGTGGCTGCAGAGAACAGACCCTCCCCACCAAGTTCAACCCTCACCCCGACCTCAGTGACGTAGGCAAGAAATGtacaggagaggaggaggaggaagaagttgcCCCCGCGTGCCCACCCAGTCCCCGGCATCCCTTAACCTACCACCAGTCCCCAGAACACCTACACTTGAGGGACAGACTGGACTCCCAGATGTCTCCTTCTCCGTCCCATTCTAGCAGCCCCAGCAAACCTTCAGACTTCTCAGACTCAGAGGAAGAGGATGatgaaggggaagaggaagaggaagaaataacaGTCTCTTAg